In Methylotenera mobilis JLW8, the following are encoded in one genomic region:
- a CDS encoding MFS transporter — protein MSNQFQLMQEKRFRPFFFTQFLGAFNDNVFKTALITLVAFHTASLTSIDGSTLATLLPGLFILPFFLFSATAGQLADKYEKSQIIRLVKVFEIGIMLFASMGFFLHNIWLLATALFMMGMHSTLFGPVKYAYLPQHLSEHEIVGGNGMVEMGSFVAILLGQVLGAWLAMQNEHAALTSITVLGIAALGYWTSRGVPNSPAAAPKLHVNWNPITETCKSIKFIWQHQAIWLTIIAISWFWFYGATLLAQFPNFAKNILHGDESLFILLLSIFSLGIGIGSLMCEKLSKGKVELGLVLFGACGLTVFGVDLYFASTSIYESLNNKALLDYAAFIAKHYDATGHLIFTYWRLLADIALIGVFGGLYIVPLYAFIQTRAEKSHQSRVIAANNILNALFMVASALFSVQIFNLGLNIPQLFLVTALLNVFIMIYLCIRQPVYLRTFMAWLKPNP, from the coding sequence ATGAGTAACCAATTTCAATTGATGCAAGAAAAACGGTTTCGTCCGTTTTTCTTTACCCAGTTTTTAGGCGCATTTAACGACAATGTGTTTAAAACTGCGCTTATTACTTTGGTGGCATTTCATACCGCAAGCCTGACCAGTATTGATGGAAGTACGCTGGCAACCTTGCTGCCAGGCTTATTTATCCTGCCATTCTTCCTGTTCTCGGCTACAGCAGGACAATTGGCAGATAAATATGAAAAGTCACAAATCATCCGCCTAGTTAAAGTGTTTGAAATTGGCATTATGCTATTTGCCAGCATGGGATTTTTTCTGCATAACATCTGGCTGCTAGCAACAGCACTATTCATGATGGGCATGCATTCCACACTGTTTGGGCCAGTGAAATATGCTTACTTACCGCAACACTTAAGCGAGCACGAAATCGTGGGTGGTAACGGCATGGTAGAAATGGGCAGTTTTGTGGCGATTTTACTTGGGCAAGTACTCGGCGCCTGGCTCGCCATGCAAAACGAGCATGCCGCATTAACCAGCATCACCGTATTAGGCATCGCCGCACTAGGCTACTGGACTAGCCGCGGTGTGCCTAATTCGCCGGCGGCAGCCCCTAAGCTTCACGTCAACTGGAATCCAATCACCGAAACTTGTAAAAGCATCAAGTTCATCTGGCAACACCAAGCCATCTGGCTCACGATTATTGCTATTTCCTGGTTCTGGTTTTATGGTGCAACGCTATTGGCACAATTCCCCAATTTTGCAAAAAACATCTTGCACGGGGATGAAAGTCTATTCATTTTATTACTATCCATTTTCTCACTAGGCATAGGCATAGGCTCCCTCATGTGTGAAAAGCTCTCTAAGGGAAAAGTCGAACTGGGGCTGGTGTTGTTTGGCGCGTGCGGGTTAACAGTGTTCGGCGTTGATTTATATTTTGCCAGCACCAGCATCTATGAAAGCCTCAACAATAAAGCCTTGCTGGATTACGCAGCGTTTATTGCCAAACACTATGATGCAACAGGACACTTGATTTTCACTTATTGGCGCTTGCTTGCCGATATTGCATTGATTGGTGTTTTTGGCGGTTTATATATCGTGCCGTTGTACGCGTTTATCCAAACCCGAGCCGAGAAAAGCCATCAGTCACGCGTCATTGCTGCCAACAATATTCTCAACGCATTGTTTATGGTGGCATCAGCACTGTTTTCAGTGCAGATTTTCAATCTGGGCTTGAACATTCCGCAGCTATTTTTAGTCACAGCACTGCTTAATGTCTTCATTATGATTTATTTATGCATACGTCAGCCTGTTTACCTGCGCACCTTTATGGCTTGGCTAAAGCCCAATCCATAA
- a CDS encoding efflux RND transporter permease subunit — translation MFNIFIKRPVMAIVLSLIIVFLGFLSIRTLPTSQFPDIAPPRVIVSLAYPGASADVLVQSSLITIERAINGVPGMKYIVSDATSAGEATIQVIFGLGTDPNQAMINVKTRLDQVMSRLPELVQLEGVVVERVQPSMLMYINLFSKDKDADEKFLYNYANVNLIPEIQRVNGIASAKILGSRQYAMRIWLNPDRMRAYKVSVEEVMKAMNEQSIIGRPGRLGQSSGIAAQSKEYVLVYQGRYNKPEQYEDIIIRASSDGEILKLKDIAKVELGSEFFDIYSNKDGYPSSAIILKQNYGSNASEVIEQVKEKMEELKGTFPAGMEYEIDYDVSKFLDASIDKVLHTLVEAFILVALVVFIFLGDWRSTLIPILAVPVSLIGTFFCMQIFGITINLITLFALVLAIGIVVDNAIVVVEAVHAKMEENAELSPYKATQQVLGEIGGAIVAITLVMTAVFVPVAFMTGPVGVFYRQFSITMAASIVISGVVALSLTPVLCAMLLKNHHGHVKRKTPIGYFIDVFNRVFEKLTGRYTNFLSKIVTLRVVTLLALVGFSFATFTINKTLPAGFIPGEDQGQIYAIIQTPPGTTLEATNKVARALQVEAKKIEGIESVSALAGYEILTEGRGSNAGTCLINLKDWSKRDKSVQQIIEELEEKTKNFGAIVEFFEPPAVPGYGAASGLALRLLDKTNGTDYHEFDKINQDFMAELGKRKELTGLFTFYAANYPQYELDIDNKAAMQKGVSIGKAMDNLNILIGSTFEQGFIRFNNFFRVYTQSGPEFRRYPSDILNYYVKNEDGEMVPYSSFMKMKKIQGPNEITRYNLYNSATIRATPAKGYTTDDAIKAVQEVAAATLPHGYDIGWEGLSFDEAKRGNEAMIIFAVVLVFVYMVLAAQYESFLLPLAVILSLPAGVFGTFFLLKTLGLANDVYAQLGLVMLVGLLGKNAVLIVEFAVQKHEQGMSVAEAAIEGARARFRPILMTSFAFIAGLIPLVVATGAGAVGNRTIGSSALGGMLFGTVFGVILIPGLYYLFAKMEEGKSLIKNEEFKPLTELYHYNKDEDKDDDK, via the coding sequence ATGTTTAATATATTTATCAAAAGACCAGTGATGGCCATTGTGCTGTCGCTGATTATTGTCTTTCTAGGATTCCTGTCGATCAGGACATTGCCTACCTCGCAGTTCCCGGACATTGCGCCACCGCGCGTGATTGTGTCGTTAGCCTACCCAGGTGCAAGTGCCGATGTATTGGTGCAGTCATCGCTGATTACCATTGAGCGTGCCATCAACGGCGTGCCTGGCATGAAATACATCGTGTCAGATGCAACCAGCGCGGGTGAAGCGACCATCCAGGTGATTTTCGGCCTGGGTACAGACCCTAACCAAGCGATGATTAACGTGAAAACACGTTTGGACCAGGTGATGAGCCGCCTGCCTGAGTTAGTACAGCTAGAGGGTGTGGTAGTTGAGCGTGTGCAACCTAGTATGCTGATGTACATCAACTTGTTCAGTAAAGATAAAGATGCTGATGAGAAGTTTTTGTACAACTATGCTAACGTCAATCTGATTCCAGAGATACAGCGTGTAAATGGTATCGCCAGTGCGAAGATTCTTGGTAGCCGTCAATATGCGATGCGTATTTGGCTGAACCCAGACCGGATGCGTGCTTATAAAGTCTCTGTTGAAGAAGTCATGAAAGCGATGAACGAACAGAGCATTATCGGTCGCCCAGGTCGCTTGGGTCAGAGCTCAGGTATTGCTGCCCAGTCAAAAGAGTACGTGTTGGTTTACCAAGGGCGCTATAACAAGCCTGAGCAATATGAAGACATTATCATCCGTGCCAGTTCTGATGGTGAAATCTTAAAACTGAAAGATATTGCCAAGGTGGAACTAGGCAGTGAATTCTTTGATATTTACTCGAATAAAGATGGTTATCCGTCCTCTGCGATTATTCTGAAGCAGAACTACGGCAGTAACGCGAGTGAGGTGATTGAGCAAGTTAAGGAGAAGATGGAAGAGCTTAAGGGCACTTTCCCTGCCGGTATGGAATATGAAATCGACTATGACGTTTCTAAGTTCCTGGATGCTTCGATTGATAAAGTACTGCACACCTTGGTTGAAGCATTTATCTTGGTGGCATTGGTCGTGTTTATTTTCCTTGGCGATTGGCGCTCTACCTTGATTCCTATCTTGGCGGTGCCGGTGTCCTTGATTGGTACTTTTTTCTGTATGCAGATCTTTGGCATTACCATTAACCTCATCACCTTGTTTGCGCTGGTGTTGGCGATTGGTATTGTGGTGGATAACGCCATCGTGGTGGTAGAGGCGGTACATGCCAAAATGGAAGAAAATGCGGAGCTAAGCCCATACAAGGCTACTCAGCAAGTGTTGGGTGAAATTGGTGGTGCGATTGTCGCGATTACCTTGGTGATGACCGCGGTGTTTGTGCCAGTTGCCTTTATGACTGGGCCTGTGGGCGTGTTTTACCGTCAGTTCTCTATTACCATGGCGGCATCTATTGTGATTTCTGGTGTGGTTGCGCTATCACTGACCCCAGTGCTGTGCGCAATGCTGCTAAAAAATCATCATGGGCACGTTAAGAGAAAAACACCAATTGGTTATTTCATTGATGTGTTTAACCGCGTGTTTGAGAAGTTGACAGGGCGTTATACCAATTTCTTAAGCAAGATTGTGACGCTACGAGTGGTGACGCTGTTAGCGTTGGTAGGCTTCTCTTTCGCTACTTTTACCATCAATAAAACTTTACCCGCTGGTTTTATCCCAGGTGAAGATCAGGGACAAATCTACGCGATTATTCAAACGCCGCCAGGCACTACGCTAGAGGCGACCAATAAGGTAGCGCGTGCGTTGCAGGTAGAAGCCAAGAAGATTGAAGGTATTGAGTCTGTATCTGCCTTGGCAGGTTATGAGATTCTGACCGAAGGTCGTGGTTCTAATGCTGGTACTTGTTTGATTAACCTGAAGGATTGGTCTAAACGCGATAAATCTGTACAGCAAATTATTGAAGAACTGGAAGAAAAAACCAAAAACTTTGGTGCGATTGTCGAGTTCTTTGAGCCGCCTGCGGTGCCTGGTTATGGTGCAGCATCTGGTTTGGCATTGCGTTTGTTGGATAAAACCAATGGTACGGATTACCACGAGTTTGACAAAATCAACCAGGACTTCATGGCGGAGTTGGGTAAACGTAAAGAACTGACCGGCTTGTTCACGTTTTATGCGGCCAATTATCCGCAATATGAGTTGGACATTGACAATAAGGCTGCCATGCAAAAAGGCGTGTCTATTGGTAAAGCAATGGATAACCTCAATATCTTGATTGGTAGTACCTTTGAGCAAGGCTTTATCCGCTTCAATAACTTCTTCCGGGTATACACGCAGTCTGGCCCTGAGTTCCGTAGATATCCTAGTGATATTTTGAACTATTACGTAAAAAATGAAGACGGTGAAATGGTGCCTTACTCATCTTTTATGAAAATGAAGAAGATACAAGGTCCAAACGAGATTACACGTTACAACTTGTATAACTCAGCCACGATTCGTGCCACACCGGCTAAAGGTTACACCACGGATGATGCGATTAAAGCGGTGCAAGAAGTTGCTGCGGCTACTTTACCGCATGGCTATGACATCGGCTGGGAAGGCTTATCTTTTGATGAGGCTAAACGTGGTAACGAAGCGATGATCATTTTTGCGGTGGTCTTGGTGTTCGTCTACATGGTATTGGCCGCGCAATATGAAAGCTTCCTGCTACCGCTAGCGGTAATTCTGTCATTACCAGCGGGTGTGTTTGGTACCTTCTTCCTGCTTAAAACGTTAGGTCTAGCCAATGACGTTTATGCGCAGCTGGGGCTGGTGATGCTGGTTGGTTTGCTGGGCAAAAATGCCGTGTTGATCGTGGAGTTTGCCGTACAAAAACACGAGCAGGGTATGTCGGTTGCTGAAGCAGCAATTGAAGGTGCTAGAGCACGTTTCCGTCCAATTTTGATGACCTCGTTTGCATTTATTGCAGGTTTGATTCCATTAGTAGTGGCGACGGGTGCAGGTGCTGTGGGTAACCGCACCATTGGTAGCTCGGCGTTGGGTGGTATGTTGTTCGGTACTGTTTTTGGCGTGATCTTGATTCCTGGTCTTTACTATCTATTTGCAAAAATGGAAGAAGGCAAATCATTGATTAAAAATGAAGAGTTCAAACCTCTTACAGAGCTATATCACTACAATAAAGATGAAGATAAAGATGATGACAAATAA
- a CDS encoding efflux RND transporter periplasmic adaptor subunit gives MINKLFVALGLTVLLITGCHHSEEAKEEEAKLEVTQPLRKDTAIVKEYVSQIHAFRHIELRALERGYLQDIFVDEGQAVKQGQRMFKIMPNLYQVDLQKSKAEAEVVRIEYQNTKALSEKNIVSPNELALARARLDKAEAEVRLAQTHLNFTDINAPFSGVMDHFNVRNGSLVDEGDLLTTLSDISKMWVYFNVPESEYLDYKIAKTTKAPVNVKLKMANGEIFDQPGVIETIEADFDNKTGNIEFRAVFANPNQILRHGETGNILIDIPYKNAMLIPQKATFEILDKTYVYVVNKENKLEQRLITIAAELPHVFVVKSGLKDDDRVLIEGLRKVRNGQKIGVNFVAPDKVLSQLELHAE, from the coding sequence ATGATTAATAAATTGTTTGTAGCATTAGGCCTTACCGTATTGCTCATCACTGGTTGCCACCATTCAGAAGAGGCAAAAGAGGAAGAGGCGAAACTTGAGGTGACGCAACCCCTGCGTAAAGACACTGCCATTGTGAAAGAGTATGTCAGCCAGATTCATGCGTTCAGGCATATTGAGTTACGGGCGCTGGAACGTGGTTATCTGCAAGATATTTTTGTAGATGAAGGCCAGGCGGTGAAGCAAGGTCAGCGCATGTTTAAAATTATGCCTAATCTGTATCAAGTGGATTTGCAAAAATCTAAAGCCGAGGCTGAAGTGGTGCGGATTGAGTATCAAAATACTAAAGCCCTGTCAGAAAAAAATATCGTTTCACCAAATGAGCTTGCATTAGCTAGAGCTAGGCTGGATAAAGCTGAGGCTGAGGTTAGGCTTGCACAAACGCATCTAAACTTTACCGATATCAACGCGCCTTTTAGCGGTGTAATGGATCACTTTAATGTGCGAAACGGTAGCCTGGTAGATGAAGGTGATTTGCTAACCACGCTGTCTGACATTAGCAAAATGTGGGTTTATTTCAATGTGCCTGAGTCAGAGTATTTGGATTATAAAATTGCCAAAACCACAAAAGCACCCGTTAACGTTAAGTTGAAAATGGCTAATGGTGAAATATTTGATCAGCCGGGTGTGATTGAAACCATCGAGGCGGATTTTGACAACAAAACCGGTAACATCGAATTTAGGGCGGTATTTGCTAACCCTAACCAAATTCTGCGCCATGGTGAGACCGGTAATATCTTAATCGATATCCCATACAAAAATGCGATGCTAATCCCGCAAAAAGCGACCTTTGAAATTCTAGATAAAACCTATGTTTATGTCGTGAACAAAGAGAACAAGCTAGAGCAAAGGCTGATTACTATTGCTGCCGAGTTGCCACATGTGTTTGTGGTAAAAAGCGGCCTGAAAGATGACGACAGAGTCTTGATTGAAGGTTTGCGCAAGGTACGTAACGGCCAAAAAATCGGCGTTAATTTTGTAGCGCCAGACAAAGTACTTTCACAATTAGAACTGCACGCAGAATAG
- a CDS encoding ArsR/SmtB family transcription factor has protein sequence MKSVTEIPASFKNTADIFIALGDEHRQLILLAFEKGEKLNIMQITSTTTLSRTAVTHHLKVLHRAGVLASEKIGKEVFFWINSSLVANALQQVLDYIRNET, from the coding sequence ATGAAGAGCGTAACAGAGATTCCTGCTAGCTTTAAAAATACCGCTGACATTTTCATCGCCTTAGGAGATGAGCATAGACAGCTGATTCTGCTTGCCTTTGAAAAGGGTGAGAAATTAAACATCATGCAAATTACCTCTACCACCACGCTCAGTCGCACCGCAGTCACGCATCACCTTAAGGTGTTACATCGCGCCGGCGTTCTAGCTTCAGAAAAAATCGGCAAAGAAGTATTTTTCTGGATAAATAGTTCGCTGGTTGCCAATGCTTTGCAGCAAGTCTTAGATTACATTCGAAACGAAACCTGA
- the aas gene encoding bifunctional acyl-ACP--phospholipid O-acyltransferase/long-chain-fatty-acid--ACP ligase, which translates to MIATLLQLVCRIIFRVDVSGVANLPKQGKLLIIANHESFLDGLLLGLFLPIRATFVVHTTVLNHWLFRQVLRLTPYLAVDPTSPLAMKKVIKLLEAGKPVVIFPEGRITLTGSLMKVYDGPGFVAAKTGAMILPVRIDGAARSYFSRLRGSHPRRLFPKVTISILPIRHIDMPQAPTAKARRRLAGDAMRREMQNMLFSSAPISTLFSAFLDAIATYGRSTMLVEDMRQVEESYGDLLKKSLALGRLTNKISSKHENIGVLMPNVTNTICLIFGMSAFGRVPAMLNYTAGSAGIQNACTAAAVKTIITSRAFIKTAKLEEVVSGLKSINIVYLEDLFKQFTWLDKLWLMGFALWLPRLAVDKCKSSDPAVVLFTSGSEGKPKGVVHTHTSILANIAQIRSVIDFSMQDKFMMVLPLFHAFGFTCGAIMPLVAGSKLFVYPSPLHYRVIPEVIYDRGCTVLFGTSTFLANYAKFANPYDFYKLRYVVAGAEKLNEEVRKTWMDKFGIRILEGYGATECAPVLAVNTPMANKVGSVGTLMPSLEAKLENVPGIEHGGLLSVRGPNVMRGYYLFDNPGVIQAPKDQWYNTGDIVQLDEDGFVFIKGRVKRFAKVAGEMVSLETVESIANHASPQHQHAATTSPDAQRGENIMLYTTDSSLNREQLGNSAKILGSPELAVARKIIWVNALPLLGTGKTDYVTLKKMAEDL; encoded by the coding sequence ATGATAGCAACACTGTTACAACTGGTTTGCCGCATTATTTTCAGAGTAGACGTCTCTGGCGTTGCCAATCTGCCTAAACAAGGCAAGTTGTTGATTATTGCCAACCATGAATCATTTCTAGACGGCTTGCTGTTAGGCTTATTTTTACCGATTCGCGCCACGTTTGTTGTGCATACCACCGTACTTAATCATTGGTTATTTAGGCAAGTATTACGCCTCACTCCATACTTGGCAGTCGACCCTACTTCGCCGCTCGCCATGAAAAAAGTGATTAAGTTGCTGGAGGCCGGCAAACCCGTGGTGATATTCCCTGAAGGCCGCATCACACTCACCGGTTCGTTAATGAAAGTCTATGATGGCCCTGGTTTTGTCGCCGCAAAAACAGGAGCGATGATTTTGCCGGTGCGCATTGACGGCGCAGCACGTTCCTACTTTAGCCGCCTCCGTGGTAGCCATCCAAGAAGGTTATTTCCCAAAGTCACCATCAGCATCTTACCGATACGCCACATCGACATGCCACAAGCGCCTACCGCCAAAGCCAGACGCAGACTTGCTGGTGACGCCATGCGCCGCGAAATGCAAAATATGCTATTCAGCTCTGCGCCCATCAGCACCTTGTTTAGTGCATTTCTAGATGCCATCGCAACCTATGGCCGTAGCACCATGCTGGTAGAAGACATGCGTCAAGTGGAGGAAAGCTATGGTGACTTATTGAAAAAGAGTCTTGCCTTGGGACGGCTTACCAACAAAATCAGCAGCAAGCATGAAAACATTGGCGTACTTATGCCCAATGTCACCAATACAATTTGCCTGATATTTGGCATGAGTGCCTTTGGCAGAGTACCTGCAATGCTGAACTACACCGCAGGTAGTGCTGGCATTCAAAATGCCTGTACTGCAGCAGCCGTTAAAACCATCATCACCTCACGCGCGTTCATTAAAACTGCAAAACTGGAAGAGGTTGTCTCCGGCTTAAAAAGTATCAACATTGTCTATCTTGAAGACCTATTCAAACAATTCACTTGGCTAGATAAGCTATGGCTGATGGGTTTCGCACTGTGGTTGCCAAGACTAGCTGTCGACAAATGCAAATCCAGTGATCCTGCCGTGGTGCTATTCACCTCAGGCTCCGAAGGTAAACCCAAAGGCGTGGTGCATACGCACACTAGCATTCTGGCAAATATCGCACAGATTAGATCCGTGATTGACTTCTCCATGCAGGACAAATTCATGATGGTGCTGCCGCTATTCCATGCATTTGGTTTTACTTGTGGTGCCATTATGCCGTTAGTCGCTGGTAGCAAGTTATTTGTGTATCCATCACCGTTACATTACCGTGTGATTCCAGAGGTGATTTATGACCGCGGTTGTACCGTACTTTTCGGCACCAGTACTTTTCTGGCTAACTATGCCAAATTCGCTAACCCTTATGACTTTTATAAACTACGTTATGTAGTGGCTGGCGCAGAAAAGCTGAATGAAGAGGTACGCAAAACTTGGATGGATAAATTTGGTATCCGTATTCTAGAAGGCTATGGCGCCACCGAATGCGCGCCGGTATTAGCCGTCAACACGCCAATGGCGAACAAAGTAGGGTCAGTAGGTACACTCATGCCAAGTTTAGAGGCCAAACTGGAAAATGTACCCGGTATTGAGCATGGTGGATTGCTCTCAGTGCGTGGACCAAACGTGATGCGTGGTTATTACCTGTTTGACAACCCAGGCGTGATACAAGCCCCCAAAGACCAATGGTATAACACTGGCGATATCGTCCAACTGGATGAAGATGGCTTTGTATTTATTAAAGGCCGCGTCAAACGCTTTGCCAAAGTCGCAGGTGAAATGGTTTCTTTAGAAACGGTAGAAAGCATTGCGAACCATGCCTCACCACAGCATCAGCATGCGGCTACTACCAGCCCAGATGCACAGCGTGGCGAGAATATCATGCTTTACACCACAGATAGCTCCCTTAACAGAGAGCAACTCGGTAATAGTGCAAAAATACTGGGTAGCCCAGAGCTTGCGGTTGCCCGCAAAATCATATGGGTCAATGCGCTGCCGCTATTGGGCACAGGGAAAACTGATTACGTTACACTTAAAAAGATGGCGGAAGACTTATAG
- a CDS encoding TolC family protein, translating into MTNKPTYIRLAVAGALALSMQACSIPLLTTKKADTKLPEQFNNQSAQSSENTANVNWKDFFDDAYLPALIDTAIANNKEVNIMAQRISMAKNEIQARRGEYLPFVSFGAGAEVEKVGRFTRNGAVEESLEIKEGKAFPDPLPNYQFGLYSSWELDVWKKLRNATKVAGMEYMASIEGKNFLVTNLVAEIANAYYELIALDNQLDNLEQNIKIQQNALEVTKELKKYARTTSLAVKRFEAEVKKNQSRQYVIKQQQVELENRINFLLGRTPQPIQRASAGFMDIKPKMVQAGVPAQLLENRPDIRKAELELAAADLNIQVAKANFYPSFAIRAGVGFQAFNPRYLLNTPESLMYTLAGDMMAPLVNRNAITAVYKNANATQIQAAYDYEKTIINAYGEVANQLSNIDNLEKNYQLKTTQVQALTESVDVANQLFKSARAEYLEILLTQREALEAKSELIETKQKQISAMVNLYRALGGGWK; encoded by the coding sequence ATGACAAATAAACCTACTTATATCCGATTAGCAGTCGCGGGGGCGTTAGCCCTCTCGATGCAGGCGTGTTCCATCCCTTTATTAACAACTAAAAAGGCGGACACTAAGCTTCCTGAGCAATTTAATAACCAGTCGGCACAAAGCAGCGAAAATACCGCAAATGTGAACTGGAAGGACTTTTTTGATGATGCCTATTTACCGGCGTTGATAGACACTGCCATTGCCAACAACAAGGAAGTGAATATCATGGCGCAGCGTATTAGCATGGCCAAAAATGAGATTCAGGCCCGCCGTGGTGAGTATCTGCCATTTGTGAGCTTCGGCGCCGGTGCAGAGGTGGAGAAAGTTGGCCGCTTTACGCGTAATGGTGCGGTAGAAGAAAGTCTGGAAATTAAAGAAGGTAAGGCTTTTCCAGACCCTTTACCTAACTATCAATTTGGTTTGTACTCCTCTTGGGAATTAGACGTTTGGAAGAAGCTGAGAAACGCTACTAAAGTAGCGGGCATGGAGTACATGGCTTCGATAGAGGGCAAAAACTTCTTAGTGACTAATCTGGTAGCAGAAATTGCCAATGCCTATTATGAGCTGATCGCGCTGGATAACCAGCTGGATAACTTAGAGCAGAATATTAAGATCCAGCAAAATGCGCTCGAAGTGACCAAAGAGCTTAAAAAGTACGCTAGAACAACCTCTCTGGCTGTGAAGCGATTTGAAGCGGAAGTGAAGAAAAATCAGAGCAGGCAGTATGTGATTAAACAGCAGCAAGTAGAGCTGGAGAATCGCATTAACTTCTTGCTGGGTAGAACGCCACAGCCGATTCAAAGAGCGAGTGCCGGCTTTATGGATATTAAGCCTAAGATGGTCCAGGCCGGCGTGCCTGCGCAGTTGCTGGAAAATCGACCAGACATCCGGAAGGCAGAGCTGGAGTTAGCCGCAGCAGACCTGAATATTCAGGTAGCTAAGGCTAATTTCTATCCTTCGTTCGCGATTCGTGCCGGGGTAGGCTTCCAGGCGTTTAACCCTAGATACCTGCTCAATACGCCAGAGTCTTTGATGTACACACTGGCGGGCGACATGATGGCGCCATTGGTGAACCGTAATGCTATTACCGCTGTGTATAAAAATGCCAATGCAACACAGATACAGGCGGCTTATGACTACGAGAAAACCATTATCAATGCCTATGGTGAAGTCGCAAACCAGCTGTCGAACATTGATAATTTAGAAAAAAATTACCAACTGAAAACGACACAGGTACAAGCCTTGACTGAATCTGTAGATGTGGCAAATCAGCTGTTTAAATCTGCTCGAGCAGAATATTTAGAGATTTTGTTAACTCAGCGTGAAGCGCTGGAAGCAAAAAGTGAGCTGATTGAAACCAAACAGAAACAGATTAGCGCCATGGTGAACCTATACCGAGCACTAGGCGGTGGCTGGAAGTAG